From Skermanella sp. TT6, a single genomic window includes:
- a CDS encoding isoprenyl transferase → MQGTLTTTGILPQHVAIIMDGNGRWAKARGLPRTAGHRKGIEAVRRTVEAARELGIPYLTMFGFSSENWRRPEGEVFDLMQLLRFYLRSEIAELHKNGVRLRVIGDRSRLSGDIVTMIENAEELTRGNRALNLTIALSYGSRQEIAGAARQMVRDALEGRLHPEDVTEEAFSGRLLTREIPDPDLLLRTSGEQRISNFLLWQLAYTELVFVDTLWPDFTKRDLEDAIREFNQRDRRYGAVGTR, encoded by the coding sequence ATGCAGGGGACTTTGACCACGACGGGCATCTTGCCGCAGCATGTAGCGATCATCATGGACGGTAACGGCCGATGGGCGAAAGCCCGCGGCCTGCCGCGGACCGCAGGCCATCGCAAGGGCATCGAAGCCGTTCGGCGGACGGTGGAGGCTGCCCGCGAATTGGGCATCCCTTACCTCACCATGTTCGGGTTCTCGTCGGAGAACTGGCGGAGGCCGGAGGGCGAGGTCTTCGACCTCATGCAGCTTCTCCGGTTCTACCTGCGCAGCGAGATCGCCGAACTCCACAAGAACGGCGTCCGGCTGAGGGTGATCGGCGACCGCTCCCGCCTGTCCGGCGACATCGTCACCATGATCGAGAACGCGGAGGAGCTGACCCGCGGGAACCGCGCGCTCAATCTGACCATCGCGCTGAGCTACGGCTCCCGGCAGGAGATCGCGGGGGCCGCGCGGCAGATGGTCAGGGATGCGCTGGAAGGGCGGCTCCATCCCGAGGACGTGACCGAGGAGGCCTTCTCGGGCCGCCTGCTGACCCGCGAGATTCCCGATCCCGACCTTTTGCTGCGCACCAGCGGCGAGCAGCGGATCAGCAATTTCCTGCTGTGGCAATTGGCCTATACCGAGCTGGTCTTCGTCGATACGCTGTGGCCCGATTTCACGAAGCGCGATCTGGAAGATGCAATCCGAGAATTCAACCAGCGCGACAGGCGCTACGGCGCAGTCGGGACTCGGTAG
- the frr gene encoding ribosome recycling factor, whose protein sequence is MDGALESLRKEFGGLRTGRASASLLEPITVEAYGQQMPLNQVGTISVPEARLITVQVWDRGMVKAVEKAIRDGGLGLNPQTDGQNVRVPIPDLNQERRAELSKVASRYAEQARVAVRNVRRDGMDMLKRMEKGGDISQDEHKTWADEVQSMTDAHIKKIDEALAAKEKEIMQV, encoded by the coding sequence ATGGACGGCGCCCTGGAGTCGCTGCGCAAGGAATTCGGCGGGCTGCGCACTGGCCGCGCCTCCGCCAGCTTGCTGGAACCGATCACCGTCGAGGCCTACGGCCAGCAGATGCCGCTCAATCAGGTCGGGACCATCAGCGTGCCCGAGGCGCGCCTGATCACGGTGCAGGTCTGGGACCGCGGCATGGTCAAGGCCGTCGAGAAGGCGATCCGTGACGGCGGTCTGGGGCTGAACCCCCAGACCGACGGCCAGAACGTCCGCGTGCCGATCCCGGACCTCAACCAGGAACGCCGGGCCGAACTGTCCAAGGTCGCTTCCCGTTACGCCGAACAGGCCCGCGTCGCCGTGCGCAACGTGCGCCGCGACGGCATGGACATGCTGAAGCGCATGGAAAAGGGCGGCGACATCAGCCAGGATGAACACAAAACCTGGGCCGACGAGGTCCAGTCCATGACCGACGCTCATATCAAGAAGATCGACGAAGCGCTCGCGGCCAAGGAAAAAGAGATCATGCAGGTCTGA
- the pyrH gene encoding UMP kinase codes for MPTNARYGRVLLKISGEALMGNREYGLDPEIVDRVADEVKSVVGMGVEVCLVIGGGNIFRGVSGAATGMERATADYMGMLATVINALAMQSALERRGVQTRVQSAIPMASVCEPYIRRRAVRHMEKGRVVIFGAGTGNPFFTTDTAAALRASEMGCDALLKGTKVDGVYSADPNKDPAAQRFETLTHLEVLAKDLQVMDASAISLARENKIPILVFSIHTAGAFAEVMAGRGKFTIITEEG; via the coding sequence ATGCCCACCAACGCCCGGTATGGTCGCGTCCTGCTGAAGATTTCCGGCGAGGCGCTGATGGGCAATCGGGAATACGGGCTTGACCCCGAAATCGTCGACCGCGTCGCCGACGAGGTGAAGTCGGTCGTCGGCATGGGCGTCGAGGTCTGCCTGGTGATCGGCGGCGGCAACATCTTCCGCGGCGTCTCGGGCGCCGCGACGGGGATGGAGCGGGCGACGGCCGACTACATGGGCATGCTCGCGACGGTGATCAACGCGCTCGCGATGCAGAGCGCGCTGGAGCGCAGGGGCGTCCAGACCCGCGTGCAGTCAGCCATTCCGATGGCCAGCGTCTGCGAACCCTATATCCGGCGGCGCGCCGTGCGCCACATGGAGAAGGGGCGGGTCGTGATCTTCGGTGCCGGAACGGGTAACCCGTTCTTCACCACGGATACCGCGGCGGCGCTGCGGGCGTCGGAAATGGGCTGTGACGCGCTCCTGAAGGGCACCAAGGTGGACGGCGTCTACTCCGCCGATCCCAACAAGGATCCGGCGGCTCAGCGCTTCGAGACGTTGACCCACCTTGAGGTTCTGGCGAAGGATCTCCAGGTGATGGACGCGTCGGCCATTTCGCTGGCGCGCGAGAATAAAATTCCCATCCTAGTGTTCTCGATCCATACGGCCGGTGCCTTCGCCGAAGTCATGGCGGGGCGCGGCAAGTTCACGATCATCACGGAAGAGGGCTGA
- the tsf gene encoding translation elongation factor Ts, translating into MAEITASLVKELREKTGAGMMDCKKALTETSGDLEGAVDWLRKKGLAAAAKKAGRVAAEGLVAVATADTVGAAVEVNSETDFVARNDRFQAFANQVAQLALQGDGTIESLQQQAFPGTDRNVADEVTNMVATIGENMNLRRVSRIAVEQGAVASYVHNALAPNLGKIGVLVGLESTGDRARLLELGKQIAMHIAAARPEAVNIEDVDASSLERERSVLADQARASGKPEDIIAKMVEGRLRKYYEEVVLLEQVYVIDGENKVRKVVEAVAKEIGAPIKVVGFTRFVLGEGIEKEQSDFAAEVAAQANVGR; encoded by the coding sequence ATGGCCGAAATCACAGCCTCGCTCGTCAAGGAACTGCGCGAAAAGACCGGCGCCGGCATGATGGACTGCAAGAAGGCGCTGACCGAGACGTCGGGCGACCTTGAAGGTGCCGTCGACTGGCTGCGCAAGAAGGGCCTCGCCGCCGCCGCCAAGAAGGCCGGCCGGGTCGCCGCCGAGGGTCTGGTCGCCGTCGCGACGGCCGACACCGTCGGCGCCGCGGTCGAGGTCAACTCCGAGACCGACTTCGTCGCCCGCAACGACCGGTTCCAGGCATTCGCCAACCAGGTGGCGCAGCTGGCGCTCCAGGGCGACGGCACGATCGAGTCGCTGCAGCAGCAGGCTTTTCCCGGCACCGACCGCAACGTCGCCGACGAGGTCACCAACATGGTGGCCACGATCGGCGAGAACATGAACCTGCGCCGCGTCTCGCGCATCGCCGTCGAGCAGGGCGCCGTCGCCAGCTACGTCCACAACGCGCTGGCTCCGAACCTGGGCAAGATCGGCGTGCTGGTCGGCCTGGAGTCCACCGGCGACCGCGCCCGCCTGCTGGAACTCGGAAAGCAGATCGCGATGCACATCGCCGCCGCCCGTCCGGAAGCGGTGAACATCGAGGACGTGGACGCCAGCTCCCTGGAGCGCGAGCGGAGCGTCCTGGCCGACCAGGCCCGCGCCAGCGGCAAGCCGGAAGACATCATCGCCAAGATGGTCGAGGGCCGGCTCCGCAAGTACTATGAGGAAGTGGTCCTCCTGGAGCAGGTCTACGTCATCGACGGCGAGAACAAGGTCCGCAAGGTCGTCGAGGCGGTCGCCAAGGAAATCGGTGCCCCGATCAAGGTCGTGGGCTTCACCCGGTTCGTCCTGGGCGAGGGCATCGAGAAGGAGCAGTCCGACTTCGCCGCCGAGGTCGCCGCCCAGGCGAACGTCGGCCGCTGA
- the rpsB gene encoding 30S ribosomal protein S2 — protein sequence MPMPSFTMRQLLEAGVHFGHHTRRWNPKMQPYIFGVRNGVHIIDLEQTVPMLHRAMTAVRDVVAGGGRVLFVGTKRQAQEKVADSASRCGQYYVNHRWLGGMLTNWKTISQSIKRLREMEERLQDTNIGLTKKETLQLTRERDKLERALGGIKEMGGLPDILFIIDTNKESIAVQEANKLGIPVVAVIDSNSDPDGVAFPIPGNDDALRAIDTYCELVSGAVLDGLQAEMIASGIDVGEQAEGVEEDLPADEDVVVAEAADGEAAVSEGAQA from the coding sequence ATGCCGATGCCTTCATTCACCATGCGCCAGCTCCTGGAAGCCGGCGTCCACTTCGGCCACCATACCCGCCGCTGGAACCCGAAGATGCAGCCGTACATTTTCGGCGTGCGCAACGGCGTCCATATCATCGACCTCGAGCAGACCGTCCCGATGCTGCACCGCGCCATGACCGCGGTCCGCGACGTGGTGGCGGGCGGCGGGCGCGTCCTGTTCGTCGGCACCAAGCGCCAGGCTCAGGAGAAGGTCGCCGACTCCGCTTCGCGCTGCGGCCAGTACTATGTCAACCACCGCTGGCTCGGCGGCATGCTGACGAACTGGAAGACCATCTCCCAGTCGATCAAGCGCCTCCGCGAGATGGAAGAGCGCCTTCAGGACACCAACATCGGCCTGACCAAGAAAGAGACCCTCCAGCTCACCCGCGAGCGTGACAAGCTGGAGCGGGCGCTCGGCGGCATCAAGGAGATGGGCGGCCTGCCGGACATCCTGTTCATCATCGACACCAACAAGGAGTCGATCGCGGTCCAGGAAGCCAACAAGCTCGGCATCCCGGTCGTCGCGGTGATCGACAGCAACTCCGATCCCGACGGCGTCGCCTTCCCGATCCCGGGCAACGACGACGCGCTGCGCGCGATCGACACCTACTGCGAGCTGGTTTCCGGCGCGGTGCTTGACGGTCTGCAGGCCGAGATGATCGCGTCCGGCATCGATGTCGGCGAGCAGGCCGAAGGCGTCGAGGAAGATCTTCCGGCCGACGAGGACGTCGTCGTCGCCGAGGCTGCCGACGGCGAAGCCGCGGTTTCGGAAGGCGCCCAGGCCTGA